GCAGCGTGGTACGGGCGGCTGATGTGTTGGCGCTGACCCAACCGGCTGTATCAAAAAAGCTCAAAGAATTAGAAGAGATCTTAGGCGTTCGACTGTTAGAACGCAGTAAAAAAGGCGTCGAGCTCACCCCGTTTGGTAATGTGTTTTTAGAGCACGCCAGCACCAGTGTGGCCGCCTTGCGAGAAGGCACTGAACGAGTTGCTCAGGCGCAACAAAAAGGCATCAGTCGCATCAGCATTGGCGTATTGCCCACCGTCGCCACCAGTATTTTGCCCGAGTCTGTAAAACGTTTTCGTACCGGCGGCATAGATGTGCGACTGCATTTGGTGTCCGGACCAAACGCCTTATTAATGAGCCAACTGCGTGTTGGTGAGCTAGACTTGGTCGTGGGACGCTTGGGCGTGCCTGAGGCGATGTCGGGCTTATCATTCCAACATTTGTATTCAGAACAGGTGGCGTTTACCGTTCGCCCTAATCACCCTTTGTTAAGCAAAGAGCATTTCCAAATCAGCGACATTGCCGATTACACCGTGCTTTATCCACCAAAAGGCTCGATTACCGCGCCCTATGTAGACCGTTTTTTACTGTCGCAAGGCGTCAGCACACTGACCGACCGAATTGACACTGTGTCGGATTCATTCGGTAAAGAGTTCATCCGCAACAACGATGCCGTGTGGATTATTTCTCGCGGTGTGGTCGCAAGGGAAATTGCCGATGGCGAGCTGGATGAACTGCCGATCGACACCAAGGAAACCCTCGGTGCGGTCGGTCTCACCACTCGGGCCGATTCGGTTCCTTCAATGGCATTGAAGTTGTTTATGTACGCCATTCGCGATACGGCGCAAACCCTAGACAGCTACTACAAACCCATCGATCATCACCATAAAGACGGACCCGCCATTTAAATTTAGGGGATTTAGCCCTCAATACGGAAAAACGCGAATGCTAACTATTGTTGCTATTACGACCCCTATTTTCATTATGATGGTGTTGGGATTTTTAGCGGTACGGGTCAAACTGGTTCCCAGTGACACCATTGCTGGCATGTCAAAAATCGTGCTGTATTTCACACTACCAGCGCTGATTTTTAGCACCCTGGCCAGAATGGAATTTGACGAGGTCATTGTACCCACGTATCTAGTAACTTATGCCGTCGGATCCATGTTGACCCTATTCATCGGCTTATTCATTAGCGTAACCGTCATGAAACGCTCGCTCACTGAAAGCACACTGAAAGGCCTAGGAATGGCCAACTCAAACTCGGCATTTTTTGCCTATCCGGTTATGTTATTGGCGTTTAGCAGCCCACCTACGGCGGCATTTGCGATGTCACTGATCATCGAAAATATGTTGATTTTACCCTTGGCGTTCATCATTTTGGAGGCGAGTTCGTCCAGTGGACAGGGTCTAAAACCCGCATTAATGATTTACACGGTGATGAAACGCTTAATCAAAAATCCACTGATCATCGCCGTCACAGGCGGGGTGTTAGCGTCGACCTTTCACTTAACTTTACCGGCGGTGATTGATCGCGTTTTAGTCATGCTGTCTGGCGCTTCGGCCACACTCGCCTTAATTGTATTAGGCGGTTCTTTGGTGGGCACCAGCTTAAAAGGCAACGCTAAAGACATCACTTTTGTGGCCTGCGGCAAACTCATACTTCACCCAATGATGATCGCGATCGTGGCTTTCCTCATGCCAGACATGGACAGAAACTTAGTGCTCGGTGGCATCTTAATCGCGGCCGTACCCATGATGAGTATTTACCCTATTATTGGCAACCAATACGGCTACCGCTCTCTTTGCGCGAGTATTTTACTGGTCACCACATTAGCGTCGTTTGTCACCTTAGCGGTGATACTGTCATTAATGAGGCTGTCTTAACCCCATTAATGACAAGACCGTTGTGTTGATTTACATTATTGATTTACATAGAAGCGCCAGTAGGCACATCCGTGTGAGCTTTCGCCGCGCTGATGACTTGCTTCATGCCGGCCATGGCATTGCAGGCGCGCTCAATAGGCGATTGCTGTTTTGCGTAATCGAAGTTTGGCACCTCTAAACTCAACACGCTTCCATCCGGTATGGCTTGTAAAAGCGATACCAAATCAATCTCCCCATCACCTGGGTTAAGTCGTGCTTGACGAGCAATGTGAATCAAACCTTCTGTAGAGGGGTCAAAATTCGCCATGGCATCACAAAATTGCACATAATGAAGCCATTTCGGATCGATCGTCTTCACATCCAGCGGGGTCATGCCGGCGCGGTGATAATGCAAGGCATCGATCAATACACCACCGTTGGATTGATTCGCGCCTTCCACCACTCGCAAGGCGCTGGCGATGTTAGGCACCTTGGTCCAGGGCATAAACTCCAAATCCGCCGTCATACCAAAACGTCCAGCCATATCACAGAACAAGGCGTAGTTTTCGATGAGACGCGCTTCGTTGTCGTCATCACCGGCGACCAACACATTTTTCGCACCAAGCCTTGCCCCACGCTCTAAAAAGCGCACCGTCTCTTCCACGCGAAATCCCTCACCTATACGCACAATTTCAATATCAGCCAATTGAACTCCGGTGTCTTGCATCGCGGCTTGCGTGTCTCTTAGCTCCTTGTCGTCGGTCATCAGAGGGTACAAGCCTTCCGTCGCAGACGGCAAAAGACGAAGGCCAACATGTGAAAAACCCGCCTGCGCTGCGATCTCGACCGCACGACTTGGCGCCACATCAAACAGGGTTAAGAACGCCAAAGAAAATGAATACGCCATGGCCAGTACCTTATTTAAGGGGCGAAAATGCCATTGGCATTGCCAGCGTTGACGTCATGTTTGGTGTCAACCAATCAGGGCCACCTTTAGGAGGCCAAACGCCTTCTGCGACGGTTTTGGCTCGTATTTCAGCGCGTTCGTTAGCGGATTTATAAGGCCAAATTTGCGTAAAACGAGGGCCGCCATCTAAGGAATACATCGCTATTGTTAACGCAGAATACTCGGTACGAGGGGGCACGGCTTCACGCCACTTTTCGATGGTCGGTGCCAAGCCGTTAAGTTTAGTATGATAAGTCCGAATTTCGTACACAGGGCCAAATTCACCGGTTTCAACCGCTGGCATAAAGTCCAACGGAATATAGCTGTCCATGTGCAGATCCACCAGCAAGTCGCCGCAGTTGAACGGATCACTGGACAGACGAATGCGCTTACGTTCTTCGATCAGATCTTGCTCGGTGTCATAGCCACGCAAAATATACACTTCGTTTAAAGGGCCGACGTCAGCAAACCATGCCCCCAACAGCGTACCTTTTGCTTCTGGCGCTTCCAAAAACGCTTGAATGCCCGCCGCGGCTTTTCCAGCACCAAAAATCACGGTTTTCAGCGTTGCAATGTCATAGTATTTCATCAGTATTTTCCTTTTTTTGAGTCGTTTCTGCTGACACAGAGACGCGATCGCCCTGCGCTAAATGATTCGCCACACGATAACCAAAGGTCATTGCGGGGCCTAACGTAATGCCGCCACTGGGATAGTGACCGCCAAAGATGCTCGACATATCGTTACCAACGGCATACAGGCCCTCGATCACGCTTTGATCCGTGCGACAGGCTTGGCCATGTTCGTTGGTGTCGATACCGGAGAAAGTCCCCAAGCTGCCTGGTACGATTTTGACCGCATAAAAAGGCCCCTGCTCTAACGCGGCCAGACTCGGGTTGGGGGTCTGTTCTGGGTCACCTTGAATTCGGTTGTAAGGGGAAGCGCCGCGTTGAAACTGGCGATCTATGCCATCTTTGGCGTCTTGGTTGAAACGCACCACTGTTTCTGTCAGAACCCCAACGGGTAGGCTCAATGTGCTGGCCAGTTCGGCGAGTGTACGCCCCTTCTTTAAATACCCCGTGCGCTCAAAATACGACGTCGGAAAGGGAAACGGTTTTGACCAGCCCAGCCCCCAACGTCGCTGCGCTTTATGATCGGCTACTAACCAACAATATGGTTGACGGTCTTTAGGGCTGGCATCAAACAAGGCGCGCATAAAGTCATGGTACGAATCGGCTTCGCTGGTGAAGCGTTTACCATTTGGTAAAACGGCGATAATACCGGGCTTAGCTCGTTCGATTAAATGCGGAAAATGAATAGGCTCTTTACCGTGCGGCACCAAAGACACTGGGCTCCATGCACCGGCGTTGGCTAAGTCGTTACGAATGCGTGCGCCAACGCGTTGCGCCATGGTAATGCCATCCCCAGTGTTGTCTTTCGGGGCCGCAGAGAAATGACCAAACGCCGCATTGCCGGTGAATTGTTCGGCTTGACGCTGTTTATCATGGGGGAAACCGCCCGCGGCCATTACCACGCCTTGACGCGCGGATAAAGAATATTCGATGCCATCAATCTTTACTTCCACCCCAGAAACACGGCCACAGTCATCGTGGGTCAAGGCGGTGACCGCTGCGTTGGTTTGGAGCCTTACGTCCAAATCCAGAGCGCTTTTCAATAAAGCGCCCACTAACGCATTGCCGTTGACCAGTTGTGTGCTGCGACCAAAACGCACCTTATCCATCAAATGACGCGTTAAGCGCTTAATAACGTACAAAAA
The sequence above is a segment of the Marinomonas sp. IMCC 4694 genome. Coding sequences within it:
- a CDS encoding AEC family transporter; protein product: MLTIVAITTPIFIMMVLGFLAVRVKLVPSDTIAGMSKIVLYFTLPALIFSTLARMEFDEVIVPTYLVTYAVGSMLTLFIGLFISVTVMKRSLTESTLKGLGMANSNSAFFAYPVMLLAFSSPPTAAFAMSLIIENMLILPLAFIILEASSSSGQGLKPALMIYTVMKRLIKNPLIIAVTGGVLASTFHLTLPAVIDRVLVMLSGASATLALIVLGGSLVGTSLKGNAKDITFVACGKLILHPMMIAIVAFLMPDMDRNLVLGGILIAAVPMMSIYPIIGNQYGYRSLCASILLVTTLASFVTLAVILSLMRLS
- the pcaQ gene encoding pca operon transcription factor PcaQ, whose amino-acid sequence is MLENRIKYRHLQCFLEVTRQGSVVRAADVLALTQPAVSKKLKELEEILGVRLLERSKKGVELTPFGNVFLEHASTSVAALREGTERVAQAQQKGISRISIGVLPTVATSILPESVKRFRTGGIDVRLHLVSGPNALLMSQLRVGELDLVVGRLGVPEAMSGLSFQHLYSEQVAFTVRPNHPLLSKEHFQISDIADYTVLYPPKGSITAPYVDRFLLSQGVSTLTDRIDTVSDSFGKEFIRNNDAVWIISRGVVAREIADGELDELPIDTKETLGAVGLTTRADSVPSMALKLFMYAIRDTAQTLDSYYKPIDHHHKDGPAI
- a CDS encoding sugar phosphate isomerase/epimerase family protein, whose protein sequence is MAYSFSLAFLTLFDVAPSRAVEIAAQAGFSHVGLRLLPSATEGLYPLMTDDKELRDTQAAMQDTGVQLADIEIVRIGEGFRVEETVRFLERGARLGAKNVLVAGDDDNEARLIENYALFCDMAGRFGMTADLEFMPWTKVPNIASALRVVEGANQSNGGVLIDALHYHRAGMTPLDVKTIDPKWLHYVQFCDAMANFDPSTEGLIHIARQARLNPGDGEIDLVSLLQAIPDGSVLSLEVPNFDYAKQQSPIERACNAMAGMKQVISAAKAHTDVPTGASM
- a CDS encoding NIPSNAP family protein; amino-acid sequence: MKYYDIATLKTVIFGAGKAAAGIQAFLEAPEAKGTLLGAWFADVGPLNEVYILRGYDTEQDLIEERKRIRLSSDPFNCGDLLVDLHMDSYIPLDFMPAVETGEFGPVYEIRTYHTKLNGLAPTIEKWREAVPPRTEYSALTIAMYSLDGGPRFTQIWPYKSANERAEIRAKTVAEGVWPPKGGPDWLTPNMTSTLAMPMAFSPLK
- a CDS encoding FAD-dependent oxidoreductase is translated as MARKLPTTSPLSQQYDVIVVGSGAGGLSTAVRAAYLGLSVLVLEKTEGLGGTTAWSGGWLWIPRNPLATEAGIYEDVEAPRRYVCSEMHADTLDVRADAFLQTGPDMVEFFATHTALRFIDGNLVPDFHQSAGHAQGGRSVAAAPFDGRQLGPWKHHVRPPLSVISLWGMGIASGADIRHFFNATRRVSSFLYVIKRLTRHLMDKVRFGRSTQLVNGNALVGALLKSALDLDVRLQTNAAVTALTHDDCGRVSGVEVKIDGIEYSLSARQGVVMAAGGFPHDKQRQAEQFTGNAAFGHFSAAPKDNTGDGITMAQRVGARIRNDLANAGAWSPVSLVPHGKEPIHFPHLIERAKPGIIAVLPNGKRFTSEADSYHDFMRALFDASPKDRQPYCWLVADHKAQRRWGLGWSKPFPFPTSYFERTGYLKKGRTLAELASTLSLPVGVLTETVVRFNQDAKDGIDRQFQRGASPYNRIQGDPEQTPNPSLAALEQGPFYAVKIVPGSLGTFSGIDTNEHGQACRTDQSVIEGLYAVGNDMSSIFGGHYPSGGITLGPAMTFGYRVANHLAQGDRVSVSAETTQKKENTDEIL